The following are from one region of the Flavobacteriaceae bacterium UJ101 genome:
- a CDS encoding thrombospondin-1 (Adhesive glycoprotein that mediates cell-to-cell and cell-to-matrix interactions. Ligand for CD36 mediating antiangiogenic properties (By similarity). May play a role in dentinogenesis and/or maintenance of dentin and dental pulp. Plays a role in ER stress response, via its interaction with the activating transcription factor 6 alpha (ATF6) which produces adaptive ER stress response factors (By similarity); Belongs to the thrombospondin family; Contains 2 EGF-like domains; Contains 1 laminin G-like domain; Contains 1 TSP C-terminal (TSPC) domain; Contains 3 TSP type-1 domains; Contains 8 TSP type-3 repeats; Contains 1 VWFC domain.), with protein sequence MNRYKKIAAALCVLLFASEQISAQAVQASNALISPVPLNTVENKGTGLASFTFHETSGVAAPASTNFGANILIQIDMANVDLQGQDTSLITGDLLDYFTVSYDSNTNNISLIQKAEYPASKNTVVRIPIVVTGNTVEAVSQNGFNVNLTALDPDTDAQGNASRFTYTAADTDGDGIPDSVDLDDDNDGIPDSVEGYNADNPDQSTDTDGDGTPDYLDIDTDNDGIPDLMESGLPQSQIDALDTDNDGVIDPSQEVGENGIVDSIEPDNKDQGLTDDKVDYNDDGTNDSPRDTDGDNVGDWRDLDSDNDGLNDVEEAGLPDTDGNGQVDTPDTIVDELPETDGNIDVLTPNNPDLTDTEDPDGDGVVEGTDTDGDGIIDPVDGLPEEFGDAPQDTDGDGIPDSVDLDDDNDGIPDSVEGYNADNPDQSTDTDGDGTPDYLDIDTDNDGIPDLMESGLPQSQIDALDTDNDGVIDPSQEVGENGIVDSIEPDNKDQGLTDDKVDYNDDGTNDSPRDTDGDNVGDWRDLDSDNDGLNDVEEAGLPDTDGNGQVDTPDTIVDELPETDGNIDVLTPNNPDLTDTEDPDGDGVVEGTDTDGDGIIDPVDGLPEEFGDAPQDTDGDGIPDSVDLDDDNDGIPDSVEGYNADNPDQSTDTDGDGTPDYLDIDTDNDGIPDLMESGLPQSQIDALDTDNDGIIDPSQEVGTNGIVDSIEPDNKDQGLTDDKVDYNDDGTNDSPRDTDGDNVGDWRDLDSDNDGLNDVEEAGLPDTDGNGQVDTPDTIVDELPETDGNIDVLTPNNPDLTDTEDPDGDGVVEGTDTDGDGIIDPVDGLPEEFGDAPQDTDGDGIPDSVDLDDDNDGIPDSVEGYNSDNPDQSTDTDGDGTPDYLDIDTDNDGIPDLMESGLPQSQIDALDTDNDGIIDPSQEVGVNGIVDSIEPDNKDQGLTDDKVDYNDDGTNDSPRDTDGDNVGDWRDLDSDNDGLNDVEEAGLPDTDGNGQVDTPDTIVDELPETDGNIDVLTPNNPDLTDTEDPDGDGVVEGTDTDGDGIIDPVDGLPEEFGDAPQDTDGDGIPDSVDLDDDNDGIPDSVEGYNADNPDQSTDTDGDGTPDYLDIDTDNDGIPDLMESGLPQSQIDALDTDNDGIIDPSQEVGVNGIVDSIEPDNKDQGLTDDKVDYNDDGTNDSPRDTDGDNVGDWRDLDSDNDGLNDVEEAGLPDTDGNGQVDTPDTIVDELPETDGNIDVLTPNNPDLTDTEDPDGDGVVEGTDTDGDGIIDPVDGLPEEFGDAPQDTDGDGIPDSVDLDDDNDGIPDSVEGYNSDNPDQSTDTDGDGTPDYLDIDTDNDGIPDLMESGLPQSQIDALDTDNDGIIDPSQEVGVNGIVDSIEPDNKDQGLTDDKVDYNDDGTNDSPRDTDGDNVGDWRDLDSDNDGLNDVEEAGLPDTDGNGQVDTPDTIVDELPETDGNIDVLTPNNPDLTDTEDPDGDGVVEGTDTDGDGIIDPVDGLPEEFGDAPQDTDGDGIPDSVDLDDDNDGIPDSVEGYNSDNPDQSTDTDGDGTPDYLDIDTDNDGIPDLMESGLPQSQIDALDTDNDGIIDPSQEVGVNGIVDSIEPDNKDQGLTDDKVDYNDDGTNDSPRDTDGDNVGDWRDLDSDNDGLNDVEEAGLPDTDGNGQVDTPDTIVDELPETDGNIDVLTPNNPDLTDTEDPDGDGVVEGTDTDGDGIVDITDGNPEEFGDAPFPDFTVQISSRPAVIQNGGKLSVRVNVVEITGNPSLDGKPVVVRIPEETFFDFNFNSELTQVNGLKVNNADWEYLGKQFGLHTFRYKPSTFEGLTSSAIGFEGTVSFEGVSDTSVSAFVVDTSGGEVNFTNNRDTEQLNLKNN encoded by the coding sequence ATGAATAGATATAAAAAAATAGCAGCAGCATTGTGTGTTTTGTTATTTGCGAGTGAGCAAATAAGTGCACAGGCTGTACAAGCATCAAATGCGTTAATCTCGCCTGTACCATTGAATACGGTAGAGAATAAAGGGACGGGATTGGCTAGTTTCACGTTTCATGAGACCTCAGGAGTAGCGGCACCAGCCTCTACGAATTTTGGGGCGAATATATTGATACAGATCGATATGGCGAATGTTGATCTACAGGGTCAAGATACGAGTTTGATAACGGGAGATTTGTTAGATTATTTTACGGTAAGTTACGATAGTAATACGAATAATATATCGTTGATACAGAAGGCGGAATATCCAGCCTCGAAGAATACGGTAGTTCGTATTCCGATAGTGGTAACGGGCAATACGGTAGAGGCGGTATCACAGAATGGATTTAATGTTAATTTAACGGCATTGGATCCTGATACGGATGCACAAGGAAATGCATCCCGTTTCACGTATACTGCAGCAGACACAGACGGAGACGGAATTCCAGACAGTGTTGACTTAGATGACGATAACGACGGTATTCCAGATAGCGTAGAAGGGTATAATGCGGATAATCCGGACCAATCGACGGATACGGATGGAGACGGAACGCCAGATTACTTGGATATCGATACGGACAATGACGGAATTCCAGATTTAATGGAGAGTGGCTTACCACAGAGTCAGATTGATGCCTTAGATACGGATAACGACGGCGTAATCGATCCAAGTCAAGAAGTAGGCGAGAACGGAATAGTAGACAGTATAGAGCCGGATAATAAAGATCAAGGTTTAACAGATGATAAGGTTGATTACAATGATGATGGAACCAACGACAGTCCAAGAGATACGGACGGAGACAATGTAGGCGACTGGCGTGATTTAGACTCAGATAACGATGGATTAAATGATGTAGAAGAAGCGGGGTTACCGGATACAGACGGCAACGGACAAGTGGATACCCCAGATACGATCGTGGATGAATTACCGGAGACGGATGGGAATATTGATGTATTAACACCGAATAATCCTGACTTAACAGACACGGAAGATCCAGATGGCGACGGTGTCGTAGAAGGGACGGATACAGACGGCGATGGAATTATCGATCCAGTGGATGGATTACCAGAAGAATTTGGAGATGCACCACAAGATACGGATGGAGACGGTATCCCAGACAGTGTTGACTTAGATGACGATAACGACGGTATTCCAGATAGCGTAGAAGGGTATAATGCGGATAATCCGGACCAATCGACGGATACGGATGGCGATGGAACGCCAGATTACTTGGATATCGATACGGACAATGACGGAATTCCAGATTTAATGGAGAGTGGCTTACCACAGAGTCAGATTGATGCCTTAGATACGGATAACGACGGAGTAATCGATCCGAGTCAAGAAGTAGGCGAGAACGGAATAGTAGACAGTATAGAGCCGGATAATAAAGATCAAGGCTTAACAGATGATAAGGTTGATTACAATGATGATGGGACCAACGACAGTCCAAGAGATACGGACGGAGACAATGTAGGCGACTGGCGTGATTTAGACTCAGATAACGATGGATTAAATGATGTAGAAGAAGCGGGGTTACCGGATACAGACGGCAACGGACAAGTGGATACACCAGATACGATCGTGGATGAATTACCGGAGACGGATGGGAATATTGATGTATTAACACCGAATAATCCTGACTTAACAGACACGGAAGATCCAGATGGCGACGGTGTCGTAGAAGGGACGGATACAGACGGCGATGGAATTATCGATCCAGTGGATGGATTACCAGAAGAATTTGGAGATGCCCCACAAGATACAGACGGCGATGGTATCCCAGACAGTGTTGATTTAGATGACGATAACGACGGTATTCCAGATAGCGTAGAAGGGTATAATGCGGATAATCCGGACCAATCGACGGATACGGATGGAGACGGAACGCCGGATTACTTGGATATCGATACGGATAATGACGGAATTCCAGACTTAATGGAGAGTGGCTTACCACAGAGTCAGATTGATGCCTTAGATACGGATAACGACGGTATAATCGATCCGAGTCAAGAAGTAGGTACAAACGGAATCGTAGACAGTATAGAGCCGGATAATAAAGATCAAGGCTTAACAGATGATAAGGTTGATTACAATGATGATGGGACCAACGACAGTCCAAGAGATACGGATGGAGACAATGTAGGCGACTGGCGAGATTTAGACTCAGATAACGATGGATTAAATGATGTAGAAGAAGCAGGGTTACCGGATACAGACGGCAACGGACAAGTGGATACTCCAGATACGATCGTGGATGAATTACCGGAGACGGATGGTAATATCGATGTATTAACACCGAACAATCCTGACTTAACGGATACGGAAGATCCAGATGGAGACGGTGTCGTAGAAGGGACAGATACAGATGGCGATGGAATCATCGATCCAGTGGACGGATTACCAGAAGAATTTGGAGATGCACCACAAGATACAGACGGAGACGGAATCCCAGATAGTGTTGATTTAGATGACGATAACGACGGTATTCCAGATAGCGTAGAAGGGTATAATTCGGATAATCCGGACCAATCGACGGATACGGATGGCGACGGAACGCCAGATTACTTGGATATCGATACGGACAATGACGGAATTCCAGATTTAATGGAGAGTGGCTTACCACAGAGTCAGATCGATGCCTTAGATACGGATAACGACGGTATAATCGATCCGAGTCAAGAAGTAGGTGTGAACGGAATAGTAGACAGTATAGAGCCGGATAATAAAGATCAAGGCTTAACAGATGATAAGGTTGATTACAATGATGATGGGACCAACGACAGTCCAAGAGATACGGATGGAGACAATGTAGGCGACTGGCGTGATTTAGACTCAGATAACGATGGATTAAATGACGTAGAAGAAGCAGGGTTACCGGATACGGACGGCAACGGACAAGTAGATACTCCAGATACGATTGTGGATGAATTACCGGAGACGGATGGTAATATCGATGTATTAACACCGAATAATCCTGACTTAACGGACACGGAAGATCCAGATGGAGATGGTGTCGTAGAAGGGACGGATACAGACGGCGATGGAATTATCGATCCAGTGGATGGATTACCAGAAGAATTTGGAGATGCACCACAAGATACAGACGGAGACGGAATTCCAGACAGTGTTGACTTAGATGACGATAACGACGGTATTCCAGATAGCGTAGAAGGGTATAATGCGGATAATCCGGACCAATCGACGGATACGGATGGAGACGGAACGCCGGATTACTTGGATATCGATACGGACAATGACGGAATTCCAGACTTAATGGAGAGTGGCTTACCACAGAGTCAGATCGATGCCTTAGATACGGATAACGACGGTATAATCGATCCGAGTCAAGAAGTAGGTGTGAACGGAATAGTAGACAGTATAGAGCCGGATAATAAAGATCAAGGCTTAACAGATGATAAGGTTGATTACAATGATGATGGGACCAACGACAGTCCAAGAGATACGGATGGAGACAATGTAGGCGACTGGCGTGATTTAGACTCAGATAACGATGGATTAAATGACGTAGAAGAAGCAGGGTTACCGGATACGGACGGCAACGGACAAGTGGATACTCCAGATACGATCGTGGATGAATTACCGGAGACGGATGGTAATATCGATGTATTAACACCGAATAATCCTGACTTAACAGACACAGAGGATCCAGATGGCGACGGTGTCGTAGAAGGGACGGATACAGACGGCGATGGAATTATCGATCCAGTGGATGGATTACCAGAAGAATTTGGAGATGCACCACAAGATACAGACGGAGACGGAATTCCAGACAGTGTTGACTTAGATGACGATAACGACGGTATTCCAGATAGCGTAGAAGGGTATAATTCGGATAATCCGGACCAATCGACGGATACGGATGGAGATGGAACGCCAGATTACTTGGATATCGATACGGACAATGATGGAATTCCAGACTTAATGGAGAGTGGCTTACCACAGAGTCAGATCGATGCCTTAGATACGGATAACGACGGTATAATCGATCCGAGTCAAGAAGTAGGTGTGAACGGAATAGTAGACAGTATAGAGCCGGATAATAAAGATCAAGGCTTAACAGATGATAAGGTTGATTACAATGATGATGGGACCAACGACAGTCCAAGAGATACGGATGGAGACAATGTAGGCGACTGGCGTGATTTAGACTCAGATAACGATGGATTAAATGACGTAGAAGAAGCAGGGTTACCGGATACGGACGGCAACGGACAAGTAGATACTCCAGATACGATTGTGGATGAATTACCGGAGACGGATGGTAATATCGATGTATTAACACCGAATAATCCTGACTTAACGGACACGGAAGATCCAGATGGAGATGGTGTCGTAGAAGGGACGGATACAGACGGCGATGGAATTATCGATCCAGTGGATGGATTACCAGAAGAATTTGGAGATGCACCACAAGATACAGACGGAGACGGAATTCCAGACAGTGTTGACTTAGATGACGATAACGACGGTATTCCAGATAGCGTAGAAGGGTATAATTCGGATAATCCGGACCAATCGACGGATACGGATGGAGATGGAACGCCAGATTACTTGGATATCGATACGGACAATGACGGAATTCCAGACTTAATGGAGAGTGGCTTACCACAGAGTCAGATCGATGCCTTAGATACGGATAACGACGGTATAATCGATCCGAGTCAAGAAGTAGGTGTGAACGGAATAGTAGACAGTATAGAGCCGGATAATAAAGATCAAGGCTTAACAGATGATAAGGTTGATTACAATGATGATGGGACCAACGACAGTCCAAGAGATACGGATGGAGACAATGTAGGCGACTGGCGTGATTTAGACTCAGATAACGATGGATTAAATGACGTAGAAGAAGCAGGGTTACCGGATACGGACGGCAACGGACAAGTAGATACTCCAGATACGATTGTGGATGAATTACCGGAGACGGATGGTAATATCGATGTATTAACACCGAATAATCCTGACTTAACAGACACGGAAGATCCAGATGGCGACGGTGTCGTAGAAGGGACGGATACAGACGGCGATGGAATAGTCGATATAACAGATGGAAATCCAGAAGAATTTGGAGATGCTCCATTCCCTGATTTCACAGTACAAATCTCATCTAGACCAGCAGTGATTCAAAATGGAGGTAAATTATCGGTTCGAGTAAATGTGGTAGAGATTACAGGGAATCCATCTTTAGACGGGAAACCGGTAGTCGTAAGAATCCCAGAAGAAACGTTCTTTGATTTTAATTTCAATAGTGAATTAACACAGGTTAATGGCTTAAAGGTTAATAATGCTGATTGGGAGTATTTAGGTAAGCAATTTGGCTTGCATACATTTAGATATAAACCAAGTACTTTTGAAGGCTTAACTTCAAGTGCGATAGGCTTTGAAGGAACGGTAAGTTTTGAAGGAGTTAGTGACACGAGTGTATCAGCCTTTGTAGTAGATACAAGTGGAGGAGAAGTTAACTTTACGAACAATCGAGATACGGAGCAATTGAATTTAAAGAACAATTAA